The DNA segment CAGGACACTGCCAGATGTTCCGTTGATAATCGGGACAATGAAAAAGCAGATACTTTCCTCTTCCTTTGGCTCCAGGGTAAGCGAAAAATGAATATTTCCATCACGATCAATCTGTGCATCTTTTTTATTCCAATGAATTTTCGTCTCTCTTAGTACCTCGTCAGCCCCCTGATATCGGATAGACCAAGCCTGCGCATCCACTTCTTTACTGATAATTTCGCCTACATTACCCGTACGGTATTTTCGAACGATAAACATATCCTGGAAGTCAGCATCAAAAGCTATTGAGAAATCAAAGGTTGTTGTACGTGGGAAGAAATTAGTAAAGGAAAGCTTCTCATACAGCACACCATCATAAATCAAACGGTCTCTTATAATCTCAATCGCACCGTCATCCTTTTTGTCCTTAATTAATCTGAAGGTGGCTACATAGCTTTTATCTGCTGTTGACGAAAGCAGTGAAGGCTTTTCTCCATCAATAGTAATTTCCATGCGGCTTAAAAAGCGGGTATCCTTAGTATATAAACCGTTGCCTTTGTCATCATAGCCTGTAATATCGCCGTTTTTATCAGTAAGGACAAAAAAATCGCCTTCTTTAATCACTTGATAATCCATATTTTCTATACCTCTTTATTAAAAAATTTTTTCGAAAAGGGGAAAATTCAATTCATCGAAATTAACCTTTAATCCCAGAGTTTGATATACCTTCGATATATTGTCTTTGGAAGATAAAGAAAAAGATTAAAATCGGTAACGTGGATAGAACAACTCCAGCCATTATTAATGGTGTATTTTCAAAAGCCATATCTTTCACACTATTTAATCCAACCACTAATACATATTTTTCAGGGACATTCGCTAAGGTACTTGGAATAAGATAACTGTTCCATGTGCCCGCAAACGCAAGAATGGACATGGTAATCAGAGATGGCTTGGCTAATGGATAGACAATTTTCCAAAAAGCCCCCATTTTCGTTAAACCATCAATTCTAGCTGCCTCAATTAACTCGTTCGGCACACTTCTAAAAAACTGTCTAAGCATAAAGATATAGAGGCTTTGGTATAAAAATGGCACCGTCAACGCTAAAAAGGTGTTTAACCAGCCGATTTTCGCCATATTTACATATACAGGGATTAAAATCATAT comes from the Neobacillus sp. PS2-9 genome and includes:
- a CDS encoding carbohydrate ABC transporter permease, which gives rise to METRARFFKLSNYTIIIILGLFFILPFLYTIYTSFLKMEDVNKVVGVGRWTIDNYKTFFTNDAYNVPKWLLNTVIMTGVVIIGNLIINPMAAFALAKLNFKGKKVIEWIVVATMMIPYHMILIPVYVNMAKIGWLNTFLALTVPFLYQSLYIFMLRQFFRSVPNELIEAARIDGLTKMGAFWKIVYPLAKPSLITMSILAFAGTWNSYLIPSTLANVPEKYVLVVGLNSVKDMAFENTPLIMAGVVLSTLPILIFFFIFQRQYIEGISNSGIKG